GCCCTGTTTGATATGGATGGCTTACTGATCGATTCTGAGCCGCTGTGGGATCAGGCTGAACTGGATATCTTTTCAACGCTGGATGTTGACCTGTCACGTCGCAGTGAAATGCCCGACACCCTGGGACTGCGCATCGATCAGACGGTGCGGATGTGGTACGAAACGCTGCCCTGGCAGGGTCCCTCTCAGCAGGAGGTCACTGAGCGTATTATTGCGCGCGCCATGGCGCTGGTGGATCAGACCCGCCCCCTGCTGCCGGGCGTGGAAACGGCGCTGCAGCTGTGCCGCGAACACGGACTGAAAATCGGCCTTGCCTCCGCATCGCCACTCCGGATGCTGGAACAGGTGCTGGAGATCTTCAACCTGCGCCACTATTTCGATGTGCTCTCTTCGGCAGAAGCGCTGCCCTTCAGCAAACCCCATCCGCAGGTCTATCTCAACGCTGCCGACAGCCTGGCGATCGATCCGCTTAACTGCGTGACGCTGGAAGATTCGTTTAACGGCATGATTGCTACCAAAGCCGCGCGTATGCGATCGATTGTGGTGCCCGCAGCTGAACACCGTGACGATTCCCGCTGGGCGCTGGCGGATGTCCGGCTGGATACTCTGACACAGCTCAGCCTGCAACATCTGCAGGGATGATAAACAGCCCGCCTGATGCGGGCTTTTTTTACCTGTTACACCTCTCGCTTGATCCCGCCCGCAATAAAATAAAACAACGTTTCATTTTTATTGAATTCCCATCCCGCTCTGCCTAAGATGCCCAAAGCGTCCCCGTTCGGGGCATGAATAACCTGACCTGCAGAGAGGCCTGAGATGGACATTCGCCAAAGTATCCACAGCGATCATGCAAAACAACTCGACACCGACGCGCTGCGCCGCGAGTTCCTGATTGAGACGATTTTTACTCCCGATGACTACACCCTGACCTACAGCCACATCGACCGCATCATCATTGGCGGCGTCATGCCGGTGAACACGCCGGTCACGATTGGCGATGAGATGGGCAAACAGCTGGGGGTCAGCTATTTCCTCGAACGCCGCGAGCTGGGCATGATTAATATCGGCGGGCCGGGGTGGGTAGAAGTAGACGGTAAAGGGTGGGAAATCGGTCATGAAGAGGCGCTCTACATCGGCAAAGGTGCGCGCAACCTGTTGTTCCGCAGCCTGAACCCGTCTCAGCCCGCCAAATTCTATTACAACAGTGCGCCCGCCCACAGCACCTTCCCGGACAGGAAGATCACGCTGCAGGAGGCGGCCACCGCAACGCTGGGTGATGCCGCGACCTCTAACCGCCGCACCATTAACAAATTTATCGTGCCGGATGTGCTGCCGACCTGTCAGCTCACCATGGGCTTAACCAGGCTGGATGAAGGCAGCCTCTGGAACACCATGCCCTGCCACACCCATGAACGCCGCATGGAAGTCTACTTCTACTTCGATATGAGTGAAGAGAGCGCCGTCTTTCACATGATGGGACAACCGCAGCAAACCCGCCATCTGCTGGTACATAACGAGCAGGCGGTCATCTCACCCAGTTGGTCAATTCACGCCGGTGTCGGCACCCAGCGTTACACCTTTATCTGGGGCATGGTGGGTGAGAATCAGGTCTTTGATGACATGGACCACGTCAAAATCAGTGAACTGCGCTGAGCAGAGGAGAAACACCATGGTACTGAATATGTTTAACCTGGAAGGTAAAGTGGCGCTGGTGACCGGCTGTAACACCGGTCTCGGGCAAGGTATGGCGCTGGGTCTTGCGCAGGCGGGCTGTGATATCGTCGGCGTAAACCGTGATGGCCCGGATGATACCCAAAGCACAGTCGAGGCGCTGGGTCGCCGCTTCTGGCCAGTGCAGGCCGATCTGATGCAGACCAGCGTGGTGGCCTCTGTGGTTGAACAGGCGGTGGCGGCGGCAGGCAAAATTGACATTCTGGTCAACAATGCCGGCATTATCCGGCGTGAAGACGCGCTGAATTTCAGCGAGCAGGACTGGGATGATGTGATGAACATCAACAGCAAAAGCCTGTTTTTCCTCTCGCAGCAGGTTGCCCGCCAGTTTATCGCGCAGGGTAAGGGCGGCAAAATTATCAATATTGCCTCCATGCTCTCCTTCCAGGGCGGAATCCGGGTGCCCTCCTATACGGCGTCGAAAAGTGCCGTGATGGGACTGACCCGTCTGATGGCGAATGAATGGGCAAAACATGGCATTAACGTCAATG
This genomic window from Pantoea sp. Lij88 contains:
- the kduD gene encoding 2-dehydro-3-deoxy-D-gluconate 5-dehydrogenase KduD, whose translation is MVLNMFNLEGKVALVTGCNTGLGQGMALGLAQAGCDIVGVNRDGPDDTQSTVEALGRRFWPVQADLMQTSVVASVVEQAVAAAGKIDILVNNAGIIRREDALNFSEQDWDDVMNINSKSLFFLSQQVARQFIAQGKGGKIINIASMLSFQGGIRVPSYTASKSAVMGLTRLMANEWAKHGINVNAIAPGYMATNNTEQLRNDESRSEEILGRIPAGRWGVPDDMMGPVVFLASSAADYVNGYTLAVDGGWLAR
- the hxpB gene encoding hexitol phosphatase HxpB — encoded protein: MPFYRPVLAALFDMDGLLIDSEPLWDQAELDIFSTLDVDLSRRSEMPDTLGLRIDQTVRMWYETLPWQGPSQQEVTERIIARAMALVDQTRPLLPGVETALQLCREHGLKIGLASASPLRMLEQVLEIFNLRHYFDVLSSAEALPFSKPHPQVYLNAADSLAIDPLNCVTLEDSFNGMIATKAARMRSIVVPAAEHRDDSRWALADVRLDTLTQLSLQHLQG
- the kduI gene encoding 5-dehydro-4-deoxy-D-glucuronate isomerase translates to MDIRQSIHSDHAKQLDTDALRREFLIETIFTPDDYTLTYSHIDRIIIGGVMPVNTPVTIGDEMGKQLGVSYFLERRELGMINIGGPGWVEVDGKGWEIGHEEALYIGKGARNLLFRSLNPSQPAKFYYNSAPAHSTFPDRKITLQEAATATLGDAATSNRRTINKFIVPDVLPTCQLTMGLTRLDEGSLWNTMPCHTHERRMEVYFYFDMSEESAVFHMMGQPQQTRHLLVHNEQAVISPSWSIHAGVGTQRYTFIWGMVGENQVFDDMDHVKISELR